The Bacteroidales bacterium genome window below encodes:
- a CDS encoding TetR/AcrR family transcriptional regulator, translating to MEKGFDGARMQNIADEAGINKALLHYYFRSKEKLFDYIFDESFKKFFPQISLIMFSELQFEEKIKSFVSHYIDTLLQNPHIPVFVLHELKRKPERILNIIKNSGIHPEQTSQLLQKEIDEGKINPIPMEHLIVNMIGLCLFPFIGRPIIEGFIFKGNKRAFDHFIEDRKVMVAEFIINSIKK from the coding sequence GTGGAAAAAGGTTTTGATGGTGCACGCATGCAGAATATTGCCGATGAAGCAGGCATTAACAAAGCCTTGCTGCATTATTACTTTCGGAGTAAGGAGAAATTATTTGACTATATTTTTGATGAATCGTTTAAAAAATTTTTTCCCCAAATATCTTTAATTATGTTTTCTGAACTGCAGTTTGAGGAAAAAATAAAATCTTTTGTTTCACATTATATTGATACACTTTTACAAAACCCGCATATACCTGTTTTTGTATTGCATGAGCTAAAAAGAAAACCTGAAAGAATACTTAATATAATTAAGAATTCAGGCATTCATCCGGAACAAACCAGCCAATTACTACAAAAAGAAATTGATGAGGGAAAAATAAACCCCATACCCATGGAGCACCTTATTGTGAACATGATAGGCTTGTGTCTTTTCCCGTTTATTGGCAGACCGATCATTGAAGGATTTATTTTTAAAGGCAATAAGAGAGCTTTCGACCATTTTATTGAAGACAGAAAAGTTATGGTTGCAGAATTCATTATTAACTCAATAAAAAAATAA
- the rodA gene encoding rod shape-determining protein RodA yields MSRRNNIILNIDWVLMGIFLFFILVGWINIYAAAYNPEHKSIFDFTQDYGKQFLWIIIALVIGLCIMIIDAKFFSTFSLVIYIFSIILLLLTIFIGKEIHGSKSWIVLSETIRFQPLEFAKFSTTLILASLLSQTGIKIQDIGTRLRSLLFILIPAILILFQNETGSALIFVSFIFLLYREGLSGNILIIGFALVVLFILSILIDKLIIISFILGVAIIIFFLIRKTKKNILTYIFIVASIIGFSLSVNTIYEYALKPHQKKRIDVLLGKIDDPKDAGYNVNQSKIAIGSGGIIGKGFLNGTQTKYKFVPEQNTDFIFCTIGEEWGFLGSATVLLMYLLFILRILFIAERQRSAFSRIYGYGLASLIFFHVMINVGMTIGLAPVVGIPLPFISYGGSSLVIFTMMFFVFVKQDANRMQIL; encoded by the coding sequence ATGAGCCGGAGAAATAATATCATTTTAAATATTGACTGGGTGCTCATGGGCATTTTTCTTTTTTTTATTCTTGTCGGCTGGATTAATATTTATGCGGCAGCATATAACCCTGAACATAAAAGTATTTTTGATTTTACACAGGACTATGGGAAACAATTCCTGTGGATTATTATTGCTTTGGTTATTGGTTTGTGTATAATGATTATTGATGCTAAGTTCTTTTCGACTTTTTCGCTGGTTATCTACATTTTCTCAATTATCCTTTTATTACTAACTATTTTTATAGGAAAAGAAATTCATGGCTCAAAGTCCTGGATTGTTTTGTCGGAAACAATAAGGTTTCAGCCTCTGGAATTTGCGAAATTTTCAACAACTCTTATTCTTGCCTCACTTTTAAGTCAAACAGGTATTAAAATACAAGACATTGGCACACGTTTACGGAGCTTATTGTTCATATTAATTCCTGCTATATTAATTTTATTTCAGAATGAAACAGGCTCTGCGCTAATATTTGTTTCCTTTATTTTTTTACTATATCGTGAAGGATTATCCGGAAACATACTGATTATAGGTTTTGCTTTAGTTGTCTTGTTTATTCTTTCAATTTTAATCGACAAACTTATAATTATTAGCTTTATCTTGGGCGTAGCGATAATTATATTTTTTTTAATACGTAAAACAAAAAAGAATATTCTTACTTATATTTTTATTGTGGCTAGTATAATAGGGTTTTCGTTAAGTGTAAATACCATTTATGAATATGCATTAAAACCTCATCAGAAAAAAAGAATAGATGTTCTTTTAGGAAAAATTGACGACCCCAAAGATGCAGGATATAATGTCAATCAATCAAAAATTGCTATTGGTTCCGGTGGAATTATTGGAAAAGGTTTTTTAAATGGTACTCAAACTAAGTACAAATTTGTTCCCGAACAAAATACAGATTTTATTTTTTGTACCATTGGTGAGGAATGGGGATTTTTAGGAAGCGCCACGGTACTGCTTATGTATCTTTTATTTATATTAAGAATTTTATTTATTGCTGAACGCCAGCGCTCGGCATTCAGCCGTATTTATGGATATGGACTGGCATCCCTTATTTTCTTTCACGTTATGATTAATGTTGGCATGACGATAGGCCTTGCCCCCGTTGTTGGGATTCCTCTGCCTTTTATCAGTTACGGGGGATCATCCCTCGTAATATTTACAATGATGTTTTTTGTTTTTGTTAAACAGGACGCAAACAGAATGCAAATATTATAA
- a CDS encoding ABC transporter ATP-binding protein, producing MNHTESVIKVRNLVKKFGDFIANDRLNFDVYKGEIFGFLGANGAGKTTAMKILCGLSKPSSGEAVVAGYDVYKEPNKIKNCIGYMSQKFSLYEDLTVKENIRFFGGIYGMNRRQIKLKSRQLIDKLGLTNAADKLIAELPLGWRQKLAFSIALVHDPDIVFLDEPTSGVDPITRRQFWELIYEAAHEGVTIFLTTHYMDEAEYCDRVTIMVDGRIEALDSPANLKKTYNAGSMNEVFLKLARSQELTKEYFNS from the coding sequence ATGAACCACACAGAGTCTGTTATCAAAGTCAGGAATCTTGTAAAAAAATTCGGAGATTTTATTGCAAATGACCGTCTGAATTTTGATGTGTATAAAGGCGAAATATTCGGATTTTTAGGTGCCAACGGAGCAGGAAAAACCACCGCCATGAAAATTTTGTGCGGACTGTCAAAACCAAGCTCCGGAGAGGCCGTAGTTGCTGGTTATGATGTTTACAAAGAACCGAATAAAATAAAGAATTGTATCGGTTACATGAGCCAGAAATTTTCTTTATATGAAGACCTTACTGTAAAAGAAAACATACGGTTTTTTGGTGGAATATATGGAATGAACCGCAGGCAGATAAAGTTAAAAAGCCGGCAACTTATTGACAAACTTGGCTTAACAAATGCTGCCGACAAATTAATCGCAGAATTACCATTAGGATGGAGACAGAAACTTGCTTTTTCAATAGCACTTGTGCACGACCCCGATATTGTATTTTTAGACGAGCCAACAAGCGGTGTTGACCCGATTACACGCCGGCAATTCTGGGAACTTATTTATGAAGCGGCTCACGAAGGTGTTACCATATTTCTGACTACTCATTATATGGATGAAGCCGAATATTGCGACAGGGTTACTATCATGGTTGACGGAAGAATTGAAGCGTTAGACTCCCCGGCAAATCTGAAAAAAACTTATAATGCAGGGTCTATGAATGAAGTTTTTTTAAAATTAGCAAGAAGCCAGGAACTAACTAAGGAATATTTTAACAGTTAA
- a CDS encoding acetate kinase, whose amino-acid sequence MKVLVLNCGSSSIKYQLIKMNNEADVLAKGLLERVGMDNSELTHQPKGKDKVVSIQPVHDHTVGINLILDALMHPEHGVIKDKYEIDVVGHRVVHGGEKFSGSVLITQEVIDKMEECSDLAPLHNPANLKGIYAIQKLLPEVKMCGVFDTAFHQTMPEHSYLYALPYEFYEKYKVRRYGFHGTSHGFVAQKACKILGMDFNNVNIITCHLGNGASITAIKNGKSYETSMGLTPVEGLIMGTRCGDLDLGALLFLMEKENLDLKKTNDIINKKSGMMGLSGVSSDMRDIEDAAKKGNHRAQLSLKMYNHRVKKYIGAYAAVMGGVDLIIFTGGIGENASNTRSGIMEGLEFLGINFDFELNKNIHAKDATLTKEDSKVKVMVITTNEELVIANESIKLISN is encoded by the coding sequence ATGAAAGTACTCGTATTAAATTGCGGAAGTTCATCCATCAAGTATCAACTGATAAAAATGAACAATGAAGCCGATGTTTTGGCAAAAGGGTTGTTAGAACGTGTTGGTATGGACAACAGCGAACTTACACATCAACCAAAAGGGAAAGATAAAGTTGTAAGTATTCAGCCGGTTCACGACCACACAGTGGGGATTAACCTTATTCTTGATGCACTGATGCATCCCGAACACGGCGTTATTAAAGATAAATATGAAATTGATGTGGTGGGGCACCGCGTGGTTCACGGAGGAGAAAAGTTCAGCGGAAGTGTACTTATCACGCAAGAAGTGATTGACAAAATGGAAGAATGCAGCGACCTTGCACCCCTCCACAATCCCGCTAACCTCAAAGGAATTTATGCTATTCAAAAACTATTGCCCGAAGTAAAAATGTGCGGTGTGTTTGATACGGCCTTTCACCAGACCATGCCGGAGCATTCTTATCTTTATGCTTTGCCTTATGAGTTCTATGAAAAATACAAGGTGCGCCGTTATGGATTTCACGGAACCAGCCACGGCTTTGTCGCACAAAAAGCTTGTAAAATTCTCGGAATGGATTTCAATAATGTTAATATTATTACTTGTCATCTGGGTAATGGGGCATCCATTACAGCCATCAAAAATGGTAAATCATATGAAACTTCAATGGGTTTAACCCCCGTTGAGGGCCTGATTATGGGAACACGTTGCGGCGATCTGGACTTGGGAGCATTATTATTTCTAATGGAAAAAGAAAACCTTGATTTGAAAAAAACTAACGACATCATTAATAAAAAAAGCGGGATGATGGGCTTGTCGGGAGTTTCTTCTGACATGCGCGACATTGAAGACGCCGCAAAGAAAGGAAATCACAGGGCACAACTATCTCTGAAAATGTATAATCATCGGGTTAAAAAATATATTGGAGCTTATGCCGCGGTGATGGGCGGTGTTGACCTGATTATCTTTACCGGGGGAATTGGTGAAAATGCAAGTAATACAAGATCTGGTATCATGGAAGGATTGGAATTTTTGGGAATTAATTTTGATTTTGAATTGAACAAAAATATACACGCAAAAGACGCTACTCTGACCAAAGAAGACTCAAAAGTAAAAGTTATGGTTATAACAACAAATGAAGAACTTGTAATTGCTAACGAGTCAATAAAACTTATTAGCAATTAA
- a CDS encoding efflux RND transporter periplasmic adaptor subunit gives MKKYLFIIGITIFTACSGDNNKADAYGNFEAEETIISSEVYGKIIRLNLEEGMDLEKGDTLGLIDTTEYQLKKEQLMAQKNAISDKSANIASQMEVYQQQINNLLIDKGRIEKLYKDGAATKKQLDDIIGAIDVIEKQKVSIQTQSGSIDDEILTISKQIEQVNQNIRKCYLICPVSGTILSKYIQLNELATPGKPLYKISDMSHVFLRAYISEPQLAEVKLNQKAEVIIDISKGNTAKYEGILTWVSSTAEFTPKIIQTKEERVNLVYAVKVKVKNDGALKIGMPGEVNFNKK, from the coding sequence ATGAAAAAATATTTATTTATCATCGGCATTACAATATTCACAGCCTGTTCTGGAGATAATAACAAAGCCGATGCTTACGGAAATTTTGAAGCCGAAGAAACAATTATCTCTTCTGAAGTTTATGGGAAAATAATACGGCTAAACTTAGAAGAAGGTATGGACTTAGAAAAAGGAGACACTTTGGGCTTAATTGATACAACGGAATATCAGTTAAAGAAAGAACAATTAATGGCACAAAAAAATGCTATTTCTGACAAGTCAGCTAATATCGCATCGCAAATGGAAGTATATCAGCAACAAATAAATAATTTGCTTATTGACAAAGGCCGTATCGAAAAGCTTTATAAAGATGGGGCTGCCACAAAAAAACAGCTGGATGATATCATTGGAGCAATTGACGTTATTGAAAAACAGAAGGTGTCAATACAAACTCAAAGCGGAAGTATAGATGATGAAATACTTACCATTTCCAAACAAATAGAACAGGTAAATCAGAACATACGAAAATGTTATCTTATCTGCCCTGTTTCCGGAACCATATTAAGCAAATACATTCAACTTAATGAATTGGCAACACCCGGGAAACCACTATATAAAATATCAGACATGAGCCATGTTTTTCTGCGGGCATATATAAGCGAACCTCAGCTGGCAGAGGTAAAACTAAATCAAAAAGCAGAAGTTATTATAGATATAAGTAAAGGAAATACTGCAAAATATGAAGGCATTTTAACATGGGTATCTTCTACCGCAGAATTTACTCCAAAAATAATTCAGACGAAAGAAGAGCGCGTTAATTTGGTTTATGCCGTAAAAGTAAAAGTTAAAAATGATGGCGCACTTAAAATAGGGATGCCCGGAGAGGTTAACTTTAATAAAAAATAG
- a CDS encoding ABC transporter ATP-binding protein, translating to MNSVEALNICKKYEKVQALQNVSVSVKSGELFGFIGPDGAGKTTLFKIFVSLMVPDEGTATVCGFNTIKDYKKLRNIIGYMPGKFSLYQDLTVEENLNFFATIFGTTIQENYHLIKDIYGQIEPFKNRRAGALSGGMKQKLALSCAMIHKPEILFLDEPTTGVDAVSRKEFWEMLHRLKDAGITIIVSTPYMDEALLCDRIAMIQAGNILITGTPGEIIAGFHKTVFAIKSKNTYKLIRHLAHLNCCENVYPFGQYLHFIPKNSNMNPLELSANISDTYPDVEILKVKPDIEDCFINLMKETK from the coding sequence ATGAATAGTGTTGAGGCTTTAAATATCTGTAAGAAATATGAAAAAGTGCAAGCGCTTCAGAATGTTTCTGTCAGTGTGAAAAGCGGGGAATTGTTTGGCTTCATCGGCCCTGACGGGGCGGGCAAAACTACTCTCTTTAAAATATTTGTTTCTTTAATGGTTCCTGATGAGGGAACAGCAACCGTTTGTGGTTTTAACACAATAAAAGATTATAAAAAACTCAGGAACATTATTGGTTATATGCCGGGAAAATTTTCTCTTTATCAGGACTTGACTGTTGAAGAGAATCTTAATTTTTTTGCAACAATTTTCGGGACCACCATACAAGAAAACTACCATTTGATAAAAGATATTTACGGCCAGATAGAACCGTTTAAAAACCGTCGTGCAGGAGCTTTGTCAGGAGGGATGAAACAAAAATTGGCCTTGTCGTGTGCCATGATTCATAAACCAGAAATACTTTTTCTTGACGAACCAACCACGGGAGTAGATGCCGTTTCTCGCAAAGAATTTTGGGAAATGTTGCACAGGCTTAAAGATGCGGGTATCACAATAATTGTATCCACCCCCTATATGGATGAAGCTTTGTTATGCGATCGTATTGCAATGATACAGGCTGGAAATATTTTAATAACAGGAACTCCCGGCGAAATAATAGCCGGCTTTCATAAAACAGTATTTGCTATTAAATCTAAAAATACTTACAAATTAATCCGGCACCTTGCACACTTAAATTGTTGTGAGAATGTTTACCCTTTTGGCCAATACCTGCATTTTATTCCGAAAAACAGTAACATGAATCCCTTAGAGCTGTCAGCGAATATTTCGGATACCTACCCGGATGTTGAGATTTTGAAGGTAAAGCCCGACATTGAAGATTGTTTTATCAACCTGATGAAAGAAACAAAATGA
- a CDS encoding TolC family protein: MKRILLMFFIFPQTMCFPQNADTISLNYCQQLALDNYPLIKQKSLLSEASELKIKNLNTYFFPQLSLNGQLTYQSAVTEIPEISPLFESPSMSKDQYRLTLDLNQVLWDGGTIGAQKKLESANLQAEQMNIEVEVLKIKEQINKLYFNILLAQQNEKVIKNIQEDIKSKLKKAEAGVKNEILLQSNADIFKAEIVKTEQQLIELTAMKNIALTMLSEYINRPLFEYTVLQFPDDIIIDLIYDNKRPEMQLLDLQDNKLDLSKNLLNTRVTPRFYAFGQGGYGRPGFNMLSDDFDFFYIVGAKMSWNISEFYQYRKGKRIIDLQKNILNTQKETFDKNLKIASQKDAADVIKYKQLISKDEEIISLRSNITNTASKQLENGIITPTEYITELNAEMQARLNLETHKIQMKLAEINYMNLMGKL; the protein is encoded by the coding sequence ATGAAACGAATATTGCTGATGTTTTTTATTTTTCCACAAACAATGTGTTTTCCACAAAATGCAGATACAATAAGCCTTAATTATTGCCAGCAACTGGCTCTTGATAATTATCCGCTTATTAAACAGAAAAGCCTTTTGTCGGAAGCCTCGGAGCTGAAGATAAAAAACCTTAATACATATTTTTTTCCACAGTTATCGTTGAACGGGCAGCTTACGTATCAGTCGGCAGTAACAGAAATTCCGGAAATTAGCCCCCTGTTTGAATCTCCTTCGATGAGCAAGGATCAGTATCGGTTAACCCTTGATTTAAATCAGGTACTTTGGGATGGTGGAACTATAGGAGCACAAAAGAAACTGGAGTCTGCAAACCTGCAAGCAGAACAAATGAATATTGAGGTGGAGGTTTTAAAGATAAAAGAACAAATAAACAAGCTATATTTTAATATATTGCTCGCTCAACAAAATGAAAAAGTAATCAAAAACATACAAGAAGACATAAAATCTAAATTAAAAAAGGCAGAAGCCGGTGTTAAAAATGAAATTCTTTTGCAAAGTAATGCCGATATTTTTAAAGCCGAAATTGTTAAAACCGAACAACAACTTATAGAACTGACGGCTATGAAAAATATTGCATTAACAATGTTGTCGGAATATATAAATCGGCCGCTTTTTGAATATACGGTATTGCAATTTCCCGACGATATTATCATTGATTTGATTTATGATAATAAACGCCCCGAAATGCAGCTGCTCGATTTACAGGACAATAAATTGGATCTTTCAAAAAATTTATTAAATACCAGAGTAACCCCGCGTTTTTATGCTTTTGGACAGGGTGGCTATGGAAGGCCGGGATTTAACATGCTGTCTGACGACTTTGATTTTTTTTACATAGTAGGGGCCAAAATGAGCTGGAATATCTCTGAGTTTTATCAATATAGAAAAGGAAAACGAATTATAGATTTACAGAAGAACATTCTAAATACTCAAAAAGAAACATTTGATAAAAATTTAAAAATTGCATCACAAAAAGATGCAGCAGATGTCATAAAATACAAACAACTTATTTCAAAAGACGAAGAAATAATCAGTCTCAGAAGTAATATCACCAATACGGCATCCAAGCAACTTGAAAATGGTATCATTACCCCAACGGAATATATTACGGAATTAAATGCAGAAATGCAGGCAAGATTAAATCTGGAAACACACAAGATACAAATGAAACTGGCCGAAATAAATTACATGAATCTCATGGGAAAACTTTAA
- a CDS encoding ABC transporter permease codes for MIHFIGFVKKEFHHIFRDKRTLIILFALPVVQMFLFGYIITTEVRNAHIAILDNSKDKTTRKIIDKLNSSDFFIITKYLNNEKEIENCFRKGQAKEVVIFEPGFAQKLLREKTASVHLIADASDANSANLVINYTAGIINDFIRKENASAAIPVQIIPESRMLYNPELKGVYMFVPGTMAMILVLICALLTSVSIVREKEMGTMEVLLISPLKPTQIIFGKVTPYVLLSIINVITILLMSNFVFGLPVQGSITLLLAECVLFIVLALSMGIFISSMANTQQTAMVGAMLGLMLPTILLSGFIFPIDNMPGWIQWICYINPTTWFIIILKNIMLKGLGFLSVWKETLILFGLTVFLLVVSIKKFKIRLKA; via the coding sequence GTGATACATTTTATAGGTTTTGTTAAGAAAGAGTTTCATCATATTTTTCGCGACAAACGAACGCTTATCATTCTTTTTGCCTTGCCTGTTGTACAGATGTTTCTTTTTGGGTATATAATCACAACTGAGGTTAGAAATGCGCATATTGCTATTCTTGACAATTCAAAGGACAAAACCACCCGAAAAATAATTGATAAACTAAATTCTTCCGATTTTTTTATAATAACAAAATATCTCAATAATGAAAAGGAGATTGAAAATTGTTTCCGGAAAGGGCAAGCCAAAGAAGTTGTAATTTTTGAACCAGGATTTGCACAGAAATTGTTAAGAGAAAAAACTGCTTCGGTTCATCTTATAGCCGACGCCTCTGATGCCAATTCAGCAAATCTTGTAATAAATTATACGGCTGGCATTATAAATGATTTTATCAGGAAAGAAAACGCTTCGGCAGCAATACCCGTGCAAATTATTCCCGAATCAAGAATGCTCTATAATCCCGAACTAAAAGGAGTTTATATGTTTGTCCCGGGAACCATGGCAATGATACTTGTATTGATTTGTGCCCTCCTTACTTCGGTTAGTATTGTACGAGAAAAAGAGATGGGGACAATGGAGGTTTTGCTGATATCACCACTTAAGCCCACTCAGATTATTTTTGGGAAAGTAACACCCTATGTGCTATTATCAATTATCAATGTTATTACAATTCTGCTGATGAGTAATTTTGTTTTTGGTTTGCCGGTGCAGGGCAGCATCACTTTGCTTTTGGCAGAATGTGTGTTGTTTATCGTACTTGCTCTGTCTATGGGGATATTTATTTCTTCAATGGCCAACACCCAACAGACAGCTATGGTTGGAGCCATGCTGGGGTTAATGCTTCCAACCATATTGCTTTCAGGTTTTATTTTCCCTATTGATAATATGCCGGGATGGATACAATGGATTTGTTATATAAATCCTACAACGTGGTTTATTATAATATTAAAAAATATTATGCTCAAAGGGCTTGGGTTTTTAAGTGTCTGGAAAGAAACACTTATACTCTTCGGATTGACAGTTTTTTTATTAGTTGTCAGCATAAAAAAGTTTAAAATCAGGCTTAAAGCTTAG
- the mrdA gene encoding penicillin-binding protein 2 has translation MTVKKSYSPRRHVISAIFLVIILIFIVRLFLLQIIDESYKSSAKNNVFRYITEYPARGLVYDCNGKPLLYNEATYDLMVIPRQIKGIFDTNTLCNLTGIDKVTFQKRLNNAIKYSGFLPSIIEEKLTKEIYGILQEKLINYPGFYIQARTIRNYPQPYAAQVLGYIGEVWPEILEEDKYYRPGDYIGLSGLEKSYEIELRGKKGYRIIMVDVHGRDMGSYMNGKFDVEAKAGQDLYTSMDIELQSYAEMLLQNKRGSVVAIDPKTGGIIAISSSPSYDPNLLVGRERTKNYFKLISDKNLPLFNRALSGRYPPGSTFKPITGLIGLQEGVLTNTTAYPCYGGFPLGNGKMVKCHAHSSPLNLYGAIQTSCNAYFCKVLKTTLENKKYKNTSEAFEAWRNHALSLGLGKKLGVDLPSESDGNIPTRNYYDKYFGENRWRALTVISIAIGQGEILLTPLQLVNITAIIANRGYYYTPHIVKAFGKPTNYNKKFLKKYITNINPQYFDYIIEGMYGVVEGGTARNVKMDSIKVCGKTGTAQNAGKNHSIFIAFAPKENPKIAIAAVVENSGYGATWAAPVVSLMIEKYLTKKVKRPDLEKEIMESKFIDNNQ, from the coding sequence ATGACTGTCAAAAAAAGTTATTCGCCCAGAAGACATGTAATAAGTGCAATATTTCTGGTTATTATTCTTATTTTTATTGTAAGGCTTTTCCTTCTTCAGATAATAGACGAGAGTTATAAATCGTCAGCTAAAAATAACGTATTCCGCTACATAACAGAATATCCTGCAAGGGGTTTGGTGTATGATTGCAACGGCAAACCCTTACTATATAATGAAGCGACTTACGATTTGATGGTTATTCCAAGACAGATTAAAGGAATATTTGATACTAATACTCTTTGTAATTTAACAGGAATAGATAAAGTTACTTTCCAGAAACGGCTTAATAATGCCATAAAATATTCCGGGTTTCTGCCATCCATTATTGAAGAAAAATTAACCAAAGAAATATATGGGATACTTCAGGAAAAACTAATCAATTATCCGGGTTTTTACATACAGGCACGAACTATTCGAAACTACCCGCAGCCTTATGCGGCACAAGTTCTGGGATATATCGGAGAAGTTTGGCCCGAAATCCTTGAAGAAGATAAATATTACAGGCCGGGAGACTACATTGGTTTGAGCGGCCTTGAAAAATCCTATGAAATAGAATTGCGCGGGAAAAAAGGGTATCGCATCATTATGGTTGATGTCCATGGTAGAGATATGGGAAGTTATATGAATGGTAAATTTGATGTTGAAGCAAAAGCCGGGCAAGATTTATACACAAGCATGGATATTGAGCTACAATCGTATGCTGAGATGTTATTGCAAAACAAGCGTGGAAGTGTTGTTGCCATTGACCCGAAAACAGGGGGAATTATTGCTATATCATCCAGCCCGTCATACGATCCTAATCTGCTTGTGGGCCGTGAAAGAACTAAAAATTACTTTAAACTGATTTCAGACAAAAATTTGCCATTATTTAACAGGGCGTTATCAGGGCGTTATCCCCCCGGGTCAACATTTAAACCTATAACAGGATTAATCGGATTACAGGAAGGAGTTTTAACCAACACAACAGCATACCCCTGTTATGGGGGATTTCCCTTGGGAAATGGCAAAATGGTTAAATGCCATGCTCATTCTTCTCCATTAAACCTTTACGGGGCAATTCAAACATCTTGTAATGCATATTTCTGTAAAGTTCTTAAAACAACATTAGAAAACAAAAAATACAAAAATACAAGTGAGGCTTTTGAGGCGTGGAGAAACCATGCTTTAAGTCTGGGGCTTGGCAAAAAATTAGGTGTTGACTTGCCCAGCGAGTCAGATGGAAATATACCAACAAGAAATTATTATGATAAATATTTTGGGGAAAATCGCTGGAGAGCCTTAACTGTTATTTCCATTGCTATTGGGCAGGGAGAGATTTTACTCACCCCGCTGCAACTTGTCAATATTACTGCAATAATTGCCAATAGGGGGTATTATTACACACCACATATTGTCAAGGCTTTTGGTAAGCCAACAAATTATAATAAAAAATTTCTAAAAAAATACATAACAAATATTAACCCACAGTATTTTGATTATATCATTGAGGGGATGTACGGTGTTGTAGAGGGTGGTACGGCCAGAAATGTTAAAATGGATAGCATAAAAGTATGTGGTAAAACGGGCACAGCTCAAAATGCAGGGAAAAATCATTCCATTTTCATAGCCTTTGCCCCAAAAGAGAATCCTAAAATTGCTATTGCAGCCGTTGTTGAAAATTCGGGTTATGGCGCAACATGGGCTGCTCCCGTGGTAAGCCTTATGATAGAAAAATATCTAACAAAAAAGGTTAAACGTCCCGACCTTGAAAAAGAAATTATGGAGTCTAAATTTATTGACAATAATCAATGA
- a CDS encoding polyprenyl synthetase family protein, whose product MKAFETYLQLINSKIDQLQLDKTPKELYEPIAYSLKIGGKRLRPLLTILSCEMFGGQVIKALPAAVAIEIFHNFTLVHDDIMDVAPMRRGKETVYKKWNTNIGILSGDAMLAKAFELLTELETKHVKPVVKLLSDVAILVCEGQQLDMNYEHMENISISRYLSMIKLKTAALVAASLKAGALIAEAPANDCKEIFKFGESLGMAFQLQDDILDVFGDEEKFGKKSGGDIIARKKTYLYLKANEVARGKIKKELQYYYSKSDIDNKVKIAAVSEIYYQLGIMKYAEKEMNNYFKQAKLHLDNIKLPEKNKKKLSALAAKLMVREF is encoded by the coding sequence ATGAAAGCTTTTGAAACATATCTTCAGCTGATAAATAGTAAAATTGACCAACTTCAACTGGACAAAACCCCAAAAGAGTTATACGAGCCTATTGCTTATTCATTAAAAATCGGGGGAAAACGTTTACGGCCTTTGCTTACCATCTTGTCATGTGAAATGTTTGGAGGCCAGGTTATTAAGGCCTTACCGGCAGCAGTGGCTATTGAGATTTTCCACAACTTTACGTTGGTACATGACGATATAATGGACGTTGCTCCAATGCGTCGTGGCAAAGAAACTGTTTATAAAAAATGGAATACCAATATTGGTATTTTGTCCGGAGACGCCATGTTGGCAAAAGCTTTCGAACTCCTAACTGAGTTGGAAACAAAACATGTTAAGCCGGTAGTAAAATTACTTTCAGATGTTGCCATTCTTGTTTGTGAGGGCCAACAGCTTGACATGAATTATGAACACATGGAGAATATTTCGATCTCACGTTACTTGTCAATGATTAAGTTAAAAACGGCGGCTCTGGTTGCTGCAAGCCTGAAAGCCGGGGCGCTGATAGCGGAAGCTCCTGCCAATGATTGCAAAGAGATTTTTAAATTTGGAGAATCACTTGGCATGGCTTTTCAACTACAGGATGATATACTTGATGTTTTTGGAGATGAAGAAAAATTTGGGAAAAAAAGTGGAGGGGATATTATTGCCAGAAAAAAAACATATTTATATTTGAAAGCAAATGAAGTTGCAAGAGGAAAAATAAAAAAGGAACTACAATATTATTATAGTAAGAGCGATATAGATAATAAAGTTAAAATTGCTGCAGTTTCAGAAATTTATTACCAGCTTGGAATCATGAAATATGCAGAAAAAGAAATGAATAATTATTTTAAACAGGCGAAACTTCACCTTGATAACATCAAGTTACCGGAAAAAAATAAGAAAAAGCTCTCTGCACTTGCCGCAAAATTAATGGTAAGAGAATTTTAG